A portion of the Candidatus Binataceae bacterium genome contains these proteins:
- a CDS encoding isocitrate lyase/PEP mutase family protein produces the protein MGERAARLRAMLEGPAMVLAPFVYDALQAKVAAQLGFDAVYMTGFGTAAARGYPDLGLLTMSEMVDNVRAIARAVDVPLICDADTGYGNPLNVWRTVREYEDAGAAALHIEDQVWPKRCGFLAGKQVIAIEEMVPKVRAACEARRDPAVVIIARSDALAVNGWEDTERRCRAYREAGADLIFVDGIRTRDDLETYARRLGDLPLLYNGQLMPAGELARYGFKLTIYSGTLLAYYRGVREILVELKQTGAVRREGQGKAFDEVLHLLGAPELDALGKKYGA, from the coding sequence ATGGGCGAAAGAGCAGCGCGGCTTCGTGCGATGCTTGAGGGCCCGGCGATGGTGCTCGCGCCGTTCGTATACGACGCCCTGCAGGCCAAGGTCGCTGCGCAGCTCGGCTTCGACGCGGTGTACATGACGGGCTTCGGAACGGCCGCCGCGCGCGGTTATCCCGACCTTGGATTGCTGACCATGAGCGAGATGGTTGACAACGTGCGCGCGATCGCGCGCGCGGTCGATGTGCCGCTGATCTGCGATGCCGACACCGGCTACGGCAATCCGCTCAACGTCTGGCGCACGGTGCGCGAGTATGAAGACGCGGGGGCGGCGGCGCTCCATATTGAGGACCAGGTATGGCCCAAGCGCTGTGGCTTTCTCGCCGGAAAGCAGGTCATCGCGATCGAAGAGATGGTGCCCAAGGTACGCGCGGCGTGCGAGGCGCGGCGCGACCCCGCCGTGGTGATCATCGCGCGCAGCGACGCGCTGGCGGTCAACGGATGGGAGGATACGGAGCGCCGATGCCGCGCCTACCGCGAGGCGGGCGCCGACCTCATCTTCGTCGACGGCATCCGCACGCGCGACGACCTTGAAACCTACGCCCGCCGCCTCGGCGACCTGCCCCTGCTGTACAACGGCCAGTTGATGCCCGCGGGGGAGCTCGCGCGCTACGGCTTCAAGCTGACCATTTACAGCGGCACGCTGCTCGCTTACTACCGCGGCGTCCGCGAAATCTTAGTCGAGCTCAAACAGACCGGCGCGGTGCGCCGCGAGGGCCAGGGCAAGGCGTTCGATGAAGTCCTGCACCTGCTCGGTGCGCCCGAGCTCGACGCGCTCGGCAAGAAGTACGGCGCGTGA